One Chitinophagales bacterium genomic window carries:
- a CDS encoding cytokinin riboside 5'-monophosphate phosphoribohydrolase, with protein MQKRFNKKMQLREKSWTTELKAQSSWQIFKVMSEFVEGFEKLNKIGPCISIFGSARTTEGNKYYDMAVELAKKLVEEGYGIITGGGPGIMEAANRGAFEAGGKSVGLNIDLPHEQEPNIYIDFDKLITFKYFFSRKVMFVKYAQAFVLFPGGLGTMDEFFECLTLIQTRKIDRFPVICVGRDYWEGLLEWMQQTMLEKFHNIDQEDLKLITLVDTVDEAVEFIRDYYRAEHPLKPNF; from the coding sequence ATGCAAAAACGATTCAACAAAAAAATGCAGCTAAGAGAAAAAAGCTGGACCACCGAATTGAAGGCGCAGTCGTCCTGGCAAATCTTTAAGGTAATGTCTGAATTTGTGGAAGGCTTTGAAAAACTAAATAAAATCGGACCGTGCATCTCCATCTTTGGTTCCGCACGTACCACGGAGGGCAACAAATATTACGACATGGCCGTAGAGCTTGCCAAAAAACTTGTAGAAGAAGGCTACGGCATCATTACCGGTGGCGGACCCGGCATTATGGAAGCGGCCAATCGGGGAGCCTTTGAGGCGGGAGGCAAGTCAGTAGGACTGAATATTGATCTGCCGCATGAGCAGGAACCCAATATCTACATTGATTTTGACAAGCTCATTACCTTCAAATATTTCTTTTCCCGCAAGGTGATGTTTGTAAAATACGCGCAGGCATTTGTGCTTTTCCCGGGAGGCTTGGGCACCATGGATGAGTTTTTTGAATGCCTGACTCTGATTCAAACCCGTAAAATTGACCGCTTCCCGGTCATCTGTGTGGGAAGAGACTACTGGGAAGGATTACTGGAGTGGATGCAACAAACCATGCTGGAAAAATTTCATAATATAGATCAGGAAGATCTCAAACTGATTACGCTGGTAGATACCGTAGATGAGGCGGTTGAATTTATCCGCGATTATTATCGCGCAGAACATCCGCTAAAACCCAATTTCTGA
- a CDS encoding sodium:solute symporter codes for MQKTISLQPNLSPPLILTVLLGYFALLIAISWATGRGAGNESFFIGERKSKWYLVAFGMIGASLSGVTFISIPGVVGNLNSPNGAFSYMQLALGYLLGYFVIATTLMPLYYRLRLTSIYTYLEQRFGFWSYKTGAFYFLLSRTIGSCFRLFLVAIVLQRFVFDYWHIPFPVTVMITLLLIWIYTFKGGIKTIVYTDTLQTLFMLLSVGITIYIIGAELHLNFRGLIAAIRESPYAQMFFWNPREDNYFFKQFFSGAFIAIVMTGLDQDMMQKNNSCRNIGEAQKNMFVFSLVLLVVNLIFVSLGALLYIYAEERQIPIPQKTDYLFPTLALQHFPAVAGIVFIIGLIAAAYSSADSALTALTTSFCVDFLGFEKKATLSDRLMKTRYLVHVGFTVLSLLVVLLFNYVLDEDVVSNVFRAAGYTYGPLLGLYAFGLFTKRIVRDHWVPLVCLISPVLCYLLNMHSADLLEGYEFGFELLIVNGLLTFTGLWIISKKQ; via the coding sequence TTGCAAAAAACCATCAGCCTGCAGCCTAACCTGTCGCCCCCATTGATTCTTACAGTCCTGCTGGGCTATTTTGCTCTACTGATAGCCATTTCATGGGCTACCGGCAGAGGAGCAGGGAACGAGAGTTTTTTCATTGGTGAGCGAAAATCAAAATGGTATCTGGTCGCTTTCGGCATGATCGGAGCTTCCCTTTCCGGGGTCACCTTTATTTCCATACCCGGAGTAGTTGGTAATCTGAACAGCCCTAATGGTGCCTTTTCCTATATGCAGCTCGCTCTGGGCTATCTGTTGGGCTATTTTGTTATAGCCACCACGCTGATGCCGCTTTATTATCGTCTGCGGCTGACATCTATCTATACCTATCTGGAACAACGGTTCGGATTTTGGTCATACAAAACAGGGGCTTTTTACTTTCTGCTTTCACGCACCATTGGCTCCTGCTTTCGGCTTTTTCTGGTTGCCATCGTTTTGCAACGGTTTGTCTTTGATTACTGGCACATCCCCTTTCCGGTTACCGTGATGATTACCTTGCTGCTCATCTGGATTTATACGTTTAAAGGAGGCATCAAAACCATTGTGTATACCGATACGCTGCAAACCTTGTTTATGCTCCTCTCAGTAGGCATTACGATTTATATTATAGGTGCAGAGCTGCATCTGAACTTTCGCGGACTCATAGCGGCTATAAGAGAAAGCCCTTATGCTCAGATGTTTTTCTGGAATCCCCGTGAGGACAACTATTTCTTCAAACAATTTTTCAGCGGGGCTTTCATTGCTATTGTGATGACAGGCCTTGATCAGGATATGATGCAAAAAAACAATAGCTGCCGTAACATTGGTGAAGCCCAGAAAAACATGTTTGTGTTTAGCCTTGTGTTGTTGGTGGTAAACCTCATCTTTGTCAGTCTGGGAGCTTTATTATATATCTATGCAGAAGAGCGCCAGATACCTATTCCTCAAAAAACTGATTATCTCTTCCCCACTCTGGCATTGCAGCATTTTCCGGCTGTGGCGGGTATTGTCTTTATAATTGGGCTTATTGCCGCAGCATATTCCAGTGCTGATTCTGCTCTTACGGCATTGACCACCTCTTTTTGCGTTGACTTTCTGGGCTTTGAAAAGAAAGCAACTTTATCAGACAGGTTGATGAAAACCCGCTACCTTGTGCATGTAGGGTTCACGGTATTATCCCTGCTTGTGGTATTGTTGTTTAACTATGTGCTGGACGAAGACGTAGTAAGTAATGTTTTTCGTGCGGCAGGCTACACCTATGGTCCGCTATTAGGGTTGTATGCGTTTGGATTGTTCACCAAACGCATCGTGCGTGACCATTGGGTTCCTCTTGTGTGCCTGATCTCACCGGTATTGTGCTATCTGCTTAATATGCATTCAGCCGATCTGCTGGAAGGTTATGAATTCGGATTTGAGTTGCTCATTGTCAATGGTCTGCTGACCTTTACCGGCCTTTGGATAATTTCAAAAAAGCAATAA
- the hflX gene encoding GTPase HflX: MTTSLPHISGNGVQERAVLVGLVTPQQPEPLLQEYLDELAFLALTAGAKAEKRFFQKTDHPDPRTYVGKGKLMEIKKYVQEKDIDLVIFDDEITPAQQRNIEKELRCKILDRSMLILDIFAQRARTQQATVQVELAQMLYLLPRLRGMWQHLDRVKGGIGMRGAGEKEIETDRRLVKDKIATLKDKLKKIDRQNTTQRKARGELIRVALVGYTNVGKSTLMNLLSKSDVFAENKLFATLDTTVRKVVIDNVPFLLSDTVGFIRKLPHHLVESFKSTLDEVRESDILLHVVDLAHPSFEDQIHVVNQTLVEIGAHDKPTLIVFNKYDLFEKQHFDAFLPSETKQELMTEFQRTWQAKTHNRCVFVSALQKQGIDELRSRILLDVTDLYHKRYPYRAGFY; this comes from the coding sequence TTGACAACATCTCTTCCCCATATATCAGGTAATGGCGTTCAGGAGCGGGCAGTGCTGGTGGGGTTGGTTACTCCGCAACAGCCCGAACCCTTGCTGCAGGAATATCTGGATGAGCTGGCTTTCCTGGCCCTTACTGCCGGGGCAAAGGCGGAGAAACGGTTTTTCCAGAAAACCGATCATCCCGATCCGCGTACTTATGTGGGCAAGGGCAAGCTTATGGAAATAAAAAAATACGTCCAGGAGAAAGATATTGATCTGGTCATCTTTGATGATGAAATAACTCCTGCCCAGCAACGCAATATAGAAAAAGAATTGCGCTGCAAGATTCTGGATCGCAGCATGCTGATACTGGACATTTTCGCCCAGCGTGCCCGCACGCAGCAGGCCACTGTACAGGTAGAGCTGGCTCAAATGCTGTATTTGCTCCCCCGCCTCAGAGGTATGTGGCAGCATCTTGACCGCGTTAAAGGAGGCATCGGTATGCGCGGAGCCGGTGAAAAGGAAATAGAAACAGACAGACGGCTGGTGAAAGATAAAATTGCTACGCTGAAAGATAAACTCAAGAAAATTGACCGCCAGAACACCACTCAGCGCAAAGCGCGGGGAGAACTTATACGAGTTGCACTGGTCGGATACACCAACGTGGGAAAATCTACCTTGATGAACCTACTCAGTAAGTCAGACGTATTTGCCGAAAACAAACTCTTTGCAACGCTGGACACTACCGTACGCAAAGTGGTCATTGACAATGTGCCGTTTTTGCTGTCAGATACAGTAGGCTTTATCCGGAAGCTGCCGCATCATCTGGTGGAGAGCTTTAAATCTACACTGGACGAAGTACGCGAATCGGATATTTTGCTACATGTGGTTGACCTTGCCCATCCGTCTTTTGAAGACCAGATACATGTGGTGAATCAAACTTTGGTGGAAATTGGTGCACATGACAAACCCACTCTCATTGTATTCAACAAATATGATCTGTTTGAAAAGCAGCATTTTGACGCATTCCTTCCTTCTGAAACAAAGCAGGAACTGATGACTGAATTTCAGCGGACGTGGCAGGCAAAAACACACAATCGCTGCGTATTCGTTTCTGCCCTGCAAAAACAAGGAATAGATGAATTACGCAGCAGAATTTTACTGGACGTTACGGATTTGTATCATAAGCGTTATCCTTACCGCGCTGGATTCTACTAA